In one Streptomyces sp. NBC_00597 genomic region, the following are encoded:
- a CDS encoding ABC-three component system protein has protein sequence MLRWLSADDKRFKTVGFKPGLNLLVAETTAASRSTDSRNGSGKSSMIELLHFLLGARADNKHLAARKELRRTVFTLGLDWPELDEELRVSRSGGDARKVTLVPGLLRPPAPGPVLGKAAAPLVVELSDLGEPEPLSSTAVESAEPQTVLLAEWQALIEQKLFGLSGEHPGVSGRALLSFLIRRVGDHGFNEAVRSFSRQSEAQASPNLAYLLGLDSALAARYQDIAAKKATRDQLKKAVNDPVWGQVVGKTADLRGEIAVQNSKISELRRQLETFRVVPQYEALKERADEMTRRIQDLSTRDVIDRRNLDHLERAVEETVDPEVRYLEQVYDELGVTLPDQALRRFDEVRAFHAAVVRNRRTYLKEEITATRKSLENRRAERARLDEEQSGILKELSEGGALEALTTLQKALAQEEARVGALQHRLEAAQTVEASSREIEAARLQLTREVDTDLQERQQQITQATVLFHELASRLYGSDRPAYLSVEAGRSSLKITPKISSDVSQGINKMSIFCFDLTMAVIAHRGGRGPDFLVHDSHIFDGVDDRQLTRALEVAVALTAAEGMQYIVTINEDDLAKARHLGFDPGPYIIEPLLTDAYEGGGLFGFRFER, from the coding sequence ATGCTGCGTTGGCTGAGCGCTGACGATAAGCGGTTCAAGACGGTCGGCTTCAAGCCCGGCCTGAACCTCCTGGTGGCGGAGACCACCGCTGCTTCTCGCTCGACCGACAGTCGTAACGGCTCAGGCAAGTCAAGCATGATCGAGCTGCTGCACTTCCTGTTGGGTGCTCGGGCCGACAATAAGCACCTGGCAGCTCGAAAGGAACTCCGCCGGACCGTCTTCACGCTCGGCTTGGACTGGCCGGAACTGGACGAAGAGCTACGTGTCAGTCGGAGCGGTGGCGACGCGCGGAAAGTTACTCTTGTCCCCGGTCTACTCCGTCCGCCGGCACCCGGCCCTGTCTTGGGCAAGGCTGCCGCGCCATTGGTAGTCGAGCTGTCTGATCTCGGAGAACCAGAGCCGCTTTCGTCGACGGCAGTCGAGTCGGCCGAGCCGCAGACGGTTCTCCTCGCTGAGTGGCAGGCGCTCATCGAGCAGAAGCTGTTCGGGCTCTCTGGGGAGCATCCGGGTGTGAGCGGGCGCGCCTTGCTGTCGTTCCTCATCCGCAGGGTCGGCGACCACGGTTTCAACGAGGCGGTACGCAGCTTCTCGCGTCAGTCGGAAGCGCAGGCGTCACCCAATCTTGCGTACCTCCTCGGGCTCGACTCCGCCCTTGCTGCCCGATACCAGGACATCGCGGCGAAGAAGGCAACCCGGGATCAGCTGAAGAAAGCCGTAAATGACCCAGTATGGGGCCAGGTGGTCGGCAAGACCGCGGACTTGCGCGGCGAAATCGCTGTCCAGAACTCGAAGATCTCTGAGCTTCGGCGGCAGCTAGAGACGTTCCGGGTTGTGCCACAGTACGAGGCGCTCAAGGAACGCGCCGATGAGATGACCCGCCGCATTCAGGATCTCAGCACGAGGGACGTAATCGATCGGCGGAATCTCGATCACCTTGAGAGAGCAGTCGAAGAGACCGTTGACCCCGAGGTCCGCTACCTGGAGCAGGTCTACGACGAGTTGGGGGTCACCCTGCCTGATCAGGCTCTGCGCCGATTCGACGAAGTTCGGGCCTTTCATGCGGCGGTTGTCCGGAACCGGCGTACGTATCTCAAGGAAGAGATCACGGCGACTCGCAAGAGCCTCGAGAACCGCAGGGCGGAACGGGCACGACTGGACGAGGAACAGAGTGGCATCCTCAAGGAGCTGAGCGAGGGCGGCGCGCTGGAGGCTCTAACCACCCTCCAGAAAGCCCTGGCCCAGGAGGAAGCGAGAGTCGGGGCGCTCCAGCACCGCTTGGAGGCGGCGCAGACGGTGGAGGCGAGTAGCAGGGAAATTGAAGCGGCCCGGCTACAGCTGACGCGGGAGGTTGACACCGACCTGCAAGAGCGACAGCAGCAGATCACGCAGGCGACGGTCCTATTCCATGAGTTGGCCAGCAGGCTCTACGGAAGTGATCGGCCGGCGTATCTCTCGGTCGAAGCAGGTCGGAGCAGTCTTAAGATCACCCCCAAGATCAGCAGTGACGTCAGTCAGGGCATCAACAAGATGTCGATTTTCTGCTTCGACCTCACTATGGCCGTGATCGCTCACCGTGGGGGGCGTGGCCCAGACTTCCTGGTGCACGACAGTCACATCTTTGACGGAGTGGACGACCGGCAACTCACCCGTGCACTTGAGGTTGCGGTGGCCCTGACTGCCGCAGAAGGCATGCAGTACATCGTGACGATCAACGAGGATGACTTGGCGAAGGCTCGGCACCTAGGGTTCGATCCCGGTCCTTATATCATCGAGCCGTTGCTAACGGATGCCTACGAGGGTGGCGGTCTCTTTGGATTCCGCTTCGAGCGGTAG
- a CDS encoding Eco57I restriction-modification methylase domain-containing protein, producing the protein MATIPLFGPDDLSLPESLQEAVEHGEVFTRGWVVELILDLLGYTPDKDLCDLKIVEPACGGGAFLGEVASRISAACRKRQRPLADAVEAVRAFDLLDRNVQRSRALVARTLRADGWAAGEAARVAEAWVRQGDYLLQADADHRADYVVGNPPYIRLEDVPDDRMAAYRAACPTMGGRADVYVGFYEVALRSLNPGGRLGFICADRWMRNQYGRRLRQLVTGGFSMDLALVMHDVDAFDEQVSAYPAITLISNKEQGEAVAADTTRSFGAEQARDFADWYTGNGPTPVATAAFQAARMPHWFPEEDSWPAASPARLAVIEDLTERFQPLEDARTGTRVGIGIATGADKVFLTTDSGLVESDRMLPMAMVRDTTSGTLHWTGTYLVNPWTASGDLVDLAEYPLLAAYFEEHGAALRKRYVAVRQPQRWYKTIDKVDHRLTRRHKLLFPDMKLRIHPVLDQGGLYPHHNLYFIVSDVWDMRVLGGLLLSKVAEAFVEAYAVKMRGGTLRFQAQYLRKIRVPDPAVIGESDRDALAEAFDKRDARAATEAALRVYGLTELPD; encoded by the coding sequence GTGGCAACCATCCCGCTCTTCGGCCCGGACGACCTCTCCCTTCCCGAGTCCCTCCAGGAAGCCGTGGAGCACGGCGAGGTGTTCACCCGTGGCTGGGTGGTCGAGCTCATCCTGGACCTGCTCGGCTACACCCCCGACAAGGACCTGTGCGATCTGAAGATCGTGGAGCCGGCCTGTGGCGGGGGTGCGTTCCTGGGGGAGGTCGCCTCCCGCATCAGTGCCGCGTGTCGCAAGCGGCAGCGCCCGCTCGCCGATGCGGTCGAAGCCGTGCGGGCCTTCGACCTGCTGGACCGCAACGTGCAGCGGAGTCGCGCGCTGGTCGCGCGGACGCTGCGGGCCGACGGCTGGGCGGCGGGGGAGGCGGCGCGCGTGGCCGAGGCCTGGGTCCGGCAGGGCGACTACCTGCTCCAGGCGGACGCGGACCACCGGGCCGACTACGTCGTCGGCAACCCCCCGTACATCCGCCTTGAGGACGTGCCGGACGACCGCATGGCGGCCTACCGTGCCGCCTGCCCGACGATGGGCGGCCGGGCAGACGTCTACGTCGGTTTCTACGAGGTCGCGCTCCGCAGTCTGAACCCCGGCGGGCGGTTGGGGTTCATCTGCGCCGACCGCTGGATGCGCAACCAGTACGGCCGCCGGCTGCGACAGCTCGTGACCGGCGGGTTCAGCATGGACCTGGCCCTGGTGATGCACGACGTGGACGCCTTCGACGAGCAGGTCTCCGCCTACCCCGCGATCACGCTCATCTCGAACAAGGAGCAGGGCGAGGCAGTTGCCGCGGACACCACCCGGTCGTTCGGCGCCGAGCAGGCCCGGGATTTCGCCGACTGGTACACGGGTAACGGTCCCACTCCGGTCGCGACGGCCGCGTTCCAGGCGGCTCGCATGCCCCACTGGTTCCCCGAGGAGGACTCGTGGCCGGCGGCTTCCCCGGCGAGGCTGGCGGTCATCGAAGACCTCACCGAGAGGTTCCAGCCGCTGGAAGACGCCCGGACCGGAACCCGCGTCGGGATCGGCATCGCCACCGGGGCCGACAAGGTCTTCCTGACCACGGACAGCGGCCTGGTGGAGAGCGACCGGATGCTCCCGATGGCCATGGTCCGCGACACCACCAGCGGCACGCTGCACTGGACCGGCACGTACCTGGTCAACCCCTGGACGGCGAGCGGCGATCTGGTCGATCTGGCCGAGTACCCCCTGCTCGCCGCCTACTTCGAGGAGCACGGGGCCGCGCTGCGCAAGCGGTACGTCGCGGTCAGGCAGCCGCAGCGCTGGTACAAGACGATCGACAAGGTCGATCACCGACTGACGCGCCGGCACAAGCTGTTGTTCCCGGACATGAAGCTGCGGATCCACCCGGTACTCGATCAAGGCGGCCTGTACCCTCACCACAACTTGTACTTCATCGTCTCGGACGTTTGGGACATGCGCGTACTCGGTGGCCTGCTGCTGTCCAAGGTCGCGGAGGCATTCGTGGAGGCGTACGCGGTCAAGATGCGAGGGGGCACCCTCCGCTTCCAGGCGCAGTACCTACGGAAGATCCGCGTGCCCGATCCGGCGGTGATCGGCGAGAGCGATCGGGACGCCCTCGCGGAAGCCTTCGACAAGCGGGACGCACGGGCTGCGACCGAGGCCGCGCTGCGTGTCTACGGGCTCACCGAGCTGCCTGACTAG
- a CDS encoding PaeR7I family type II restriction endonuclease yields MTVTRQDFEDAVAAYWGAKQTQTDLSAIKAAVGAGTAGSVRGGKHFDPIAALLAKFFLDADYPAESIRIAKPQGLELPGYYRPQKQWDVVVTYEDTLVAAFELKALGGPSFGNNYNNRVEEALGSAVDLRRAALADLYPGEKPWLGYFFIMQDEEGSRRPVRIAKGALPVDPVWHDTSYQTRFGIFCERLMAEQLYDSVCYVTSSPFAHKPNEPVPGLDWRHFSAAINARLTYLKDLGIPDPDRPRNTLPGL; encoded by the coding sequence TTGACGGTCACCCGCCAAGACTTCGAGGACGCCGTCGCCGCGTACTGGGGTGCCAAGCAGACGCAGACCGACCTGTCCGCGATCAAGGCCGCGGTCGGCGCAGGCACCGCGGGTTCGGTGCGCGGAGGCAAGCACTTCGACCCGATCGCCGCGCTCCTCGCCAAGTTCTTCCTCGATGCCGACTACCCGGCCGAGAGCATCAGGATCGCCAAGCCCCAAGGCCTCGAACTCCCCGGCTACTACAGGCCGCAGAAGCAGTGGGACGTGGTCGTCACCTACGAGGACACCCTGGTGGCGGCCTTCGAACTCAAGGCACTCGGCGGCCCCTCCTTCGGCAACAACTACAACAACCGGGTCGAAGAGGCACTCGGCAGCGCCGTCGACCTGCGGCGGGCGGCGCTGGCGGACCTCTATCCCGGTGAGAAGCCGTGGCTGGGCTACTTCTTCATCATGCAGGACGAGGAAGGGTCGCGTCGGCCCGTCCGGATCGCCAAGGGGGCCCTGCCCGTCGACCCCGTCTGGCACGACACCTCGTACCAGACCCGATTCGGGATCTTCTGCGAACGGCTGATGGCGGAGCAGCTGTACGACTCGGTGTGTTACGTGACGTCCTCGCCGTTTGCACACAAGCCCAACGAGCCGGTCCCCGGCCTCGACTGGCGTCACTTCTCGGCAGCCATAAACGCCCGCCTGACCTACCTGAAGGACCTCGGCATCCCGGACCCGGACCGCCCCCGGAACACGCTCCCGGGGCTCTAG
- a CDS encoding serine hydrolase domain-containing protein — translation MSTRLRKAAVGVAAVGLVVVPLGVGAGYALDTSAPVTVSASAPVAADSDFPQLTPAVARQLDDAVRKVMSQASVPGVMVSLSAPGKGSYVRAFGVADKATGRSISTDMNMRIGSVTKTFTVTALLQLVDQGKVGLDDPIGKYVSGVPNGGRITLRELAGMRSGLFNYSEDEGFFKALTSNPRRPFTPQELLAYSFKHPVLFEPDAKFYYCNTNLILLGLVVEKQSGQRLNDYINQKVVRPAGLGHTLFPVGAEFPSPHAQGYTDQTASGKVEDAADWNPSWGWAAGAMISDLEDLKTWARVLATGTLLKPATQAQRLKVVDALPGTGYGLGIFNVQGWIGHNGSLPGYQALVVYLPQAKATLTLTLNTDISYQGSEPSTLFGEAITKIVTPDHVFSLPAQPVTGH, via the coding sequence ATGTCGACACGGTTGCGCAAGGCGGCGGTGGGGGTGGCCGCGGTGGGGCTCGTGGTGGTGCCCCTGGGGGTGGGGGCGGGGTACGCCCTGGACACGTCGGCCCCGGTCACGGTCTCGGCTTCGGCCCCGGTTGCCGCCGACAGCGATTTTCCGCAGCTCACGCCCGCCGTCGCACGGCAGTTGGACGATGCCGTGCGGAAAGTGATGAGCCAGGCCTCGGTGCCCGGGGTGATGGTGTCGCTCTCGGCTCCCGGCAAGGGCTCGTACGTACGGGCCTTCGGGGTCGCCGACAAGGCCACCGGCCGGTCGATCAGCACGGACATGAACATGCGCATCGGCAGCGTGACCAAGACCTTCACCGTGACCGCGCTGCTCCAGTTGGTCGACCAGGGCAAGGTCGGGCTGGACGATCCGATCGGCAAGTACGTGTCCGGGGTGCCCAACGGGGGCCGGATCACGTTGCGCGAGCTGGCCGGGATGCGCAGCGGGCTGTTCAACTACTCCGAGGACGAGGGCTTCTTCAAGGCCCTGACGAGCAATCCCCGACGGCCCTTCACCCCACAGGAGTTGCTCGCGTACTCCTTCAAGCACCCGGTGCTGTTCGAGCCCGACGCGAAGTTCTACTACTGCAACACCAACTTGATCCTGCTGGGGCTGGTGGTGGAGAAGCAGAGCGGGCAGAGGCTCAACGACTACATCAACCAGAAGGTCGTCCGCCCCGCCGGTCTGGGCCACACGCTCTTCCCCGTCGGCGCGGAGTTCCCGAGTCCGCACGCGCAGGGGTACACGGACCAGACCGCCTCCGGGAAGGTCGAGGACGCGGCCGACTGGAACCCCTCCTGGGGCTGGGCGGCCGGAGCCATGATCTCCGATCTCGAAGACCTGAAGACCTGGGCGAGGGTCCTGGCCACGGGCACGCTGCTCAAGCCGGCCACGCAGGCCCAGCGCCTGAAGGTGGTGGACGCGCTGCCCGGCACCGGCTACGGCCTGGGCATCTTCAACGTCCAGGGCTGGATAGGCCACAACGGCTCGCTGCCCGGCTACCAGGCGCTGGTCGTGTACCTGCCGCAGGCGAAGGCCACGTTGACGCTGACGCTGAACACGGACATCTCCTACCAGGGTTCAGAGCCCAGCACCCTCTTCGGTGAGGCGATCACCAAGATCGTCACCCCGGACCACGTCTTCAGCCTGCCCGCCCAACCCGTCACCGGACACTGA
- a CDS encoding GNAT family N-acetyltransferase translates to MNDDQNPVVRVAGETDVEVAAALFRGYLDFYEVKVEDPDAPRAFLAERIRADESLVLLADVPGAGPGAGPGAEPGASAVGFAQVYRTFSSLALRPMWILSDLYVAPSGRRTGAGRALLREVLRRAGEAGVAGVQLETAYDNHVAQALYEAEGFERDAFHIYFHGLGQG, encoded by the coding sequence ATGAACGATGACCAGAACCCCGTCGTGCGCGTCGCCGGTGAGACCGATGTCGAGGTCGCGGCCGCGCTGTTCCGCGGCTATCTCGACTTCTACGAGGTGAAGGTTGAGGACCCGGACGCTCCCCGCGCCTTCCTGGCGGAGCGGATCAGGGCCGACGAGTCCCTGGTGCTGCTCGCCGACGTGCCGGGGGCCGGGCCGGGGGCCGGGCCGGGGGCCGAGCCGGGGGCCAGCGCGGTCGGGTTCGCGCAGGTCTACCGGACCTTCTCCTCGCTCGCCCTGCGGCCGATGTGGATCCTGAGCGACCTGTACGTCGCGCCGTCCGGCCGCCGTACCGGCGCCGGGCGGGCGCTGCTGCGCGAGGTGTTGCGCCGGGCCGGGGAGGCCGGGGTGGCCGGGGTGCAGCTGGAGACCGCGTACGACAACCACGTCGCGCAGGCCCTGTACGAGGCGGAGGGCTTCGAGCGCGACGCGTTCCACATCTACTTCCACGGACTCGGACAGGGGTGA
- a CDS encoding SigE family RNA polymerase sigma factor, producing MRQGRRDGFREFAEGRSGHLYRSACLLTSGDTHLAEDLVQDTLGRMYLLWGRISRIDNPAAYAQTVLVRAFLTHQRRRSAGERPVGEFPESGAAAAGGSDPALRLTLLEALGRLAPKDRAVLVLRYWEDRSVEETADAMNASSAAVRTRTTRALGRLRDQLGGSLSEFAGL from the coding sequence ATGCGGCAGGGTCGCAGAGACGGGTTTCGTGAGTTCGCGGAGGGCCGGTCCGGGCATCTGTACAGGTCGGCCTGCCTGCTGACCAGCGGCGACACCCATCTCGCGGAGGACCTGGTGCAGGACACCCTGGGGCGGATGTACCTGCTCTGGGGACGGATCTCGCGCATAGACAACCCGGCGGCGTACGCGCAGACCGTGCTCGTACGGGCCTTCCTGACGCACCAGCGGCGCAGATCGGCGGGGGAGCGCCCGGTCGGGGAGTTCCCTGAGTCGGGCGCGGCCGCGGCCGGCGGCTCCGATCCGGCGCTGCGGCTGACGCTGCTGGAGGCGTTGGGGCGGCTGGCGCCGAAGGACCGGGCGGTACTCGTGCTGCGGTACTGGGAGGACCGCAGTGTGGAGGAGACCGCCGATGCGATGAACGCCAGCTCGGCCGCGGTGCGCACCCGCACGACGCGGGCGCTCGGTCGGCTGCGGGACCAATTGGGCGGCTCGCTCAGCGAGTTCGCCGGTCTCTGA
- a CDS encoding bifunctional 3'-5' exonuclease/DNA polymerase gives MSDPTPHWALAEAADGLWHARPLTPVPSAPSASSASSASSTPGAPAPGALPGGPLTFRDPADAIRSAPATTRWIWRSTAAVYPRLLAAGTRVERCHDIEDAELLLLAHEGRSGEPRSAAAAWARLTGAPVPPDPPHPQRAAAPSAQDSLFDPQPARTPLPLDALVAVYEEQTRRHAATAHPDRMRLLTASESAAFLIAAEMHRAGLPWRADVHRALLTELLGERYAGGGEPRRLAELADEISAAFGRRVRPELPADVIKAFAEAGIRLKSTRRWEIQELDHPAVEPLLAYKKLYRIYTAHGWAWLQDWVRDGRFRPEFVPGGTLTGRWVTNGGGALQIPKVIRRAVVADPGWRLVVADADQMEPRVLAAISRDPAFMEVAGRPEDLYTAISRQGFSGDRDMAKLAVLGAVYGQTSGDGLKNLASLRRRFPQAVAYVDDAARAGEEGRLVRTWLGRTCPPPAGADEDGEAGIPQDREGGWTPSYASTNTRARGRFTRNFVVQGSAADWALLLLAALRQAIAGAGMRAELVFFQHDEVIVHCPAEEAGAVAEAIRAAGDRAARIAFGDTPVRFPFTTAVVECYADAK, from the coding sequence ATGAGCGACCCCACCCCCCACTGGGCCCTGGCCGAAGCCGCCGACGGCCTCTGGCACGCCAGGCCGCTCACCCCTGTGCCCTCCGCGCCCTCCGCGTCCTCCGCATCCTCCGCGTCCTCCACCCCCGGCGCCCCCGCCCCCGGCGCCCTCCCGGGCGGGCCCCTCACCTTCCGGGACCCCGCGGACGCGATCCGCTCCGCGCCCGCCACCACCCGCTGGATCTGGCGGAGCACCGCCGCGGTCTACCCCCGCCTCCTCGCCGCCGGCACCCGCGTGGAGCGCTGCCACGACATCGAGGACGCCGAGCTCCTGCTCCTCGCCCACGAGGGCCGCTCCGGAGAGCCCCGCTCGGCCGCGGCCGCCTGGGCCCGGCTCACCGGGGCCCCCGTACCCCCCGATCCCCCGCACCCGCAGCGCGCGGCCGCACCCAGCGCTCAGGACTCCCTCTTCGATCCGCAGCCCGCACGCACGCCCCTCCCCCTCGACGCGCTCGTCGCCGTCTACGAAGAGCAGACGAGGCGCCACGCCGCCACCGCCCACCCGGACCGCATGCGCCTGCTCACCGCCTCCGAGTCGGCGGCTTTCCTGATCGCCGCCGAAATGCACCGTGCCGGCCTGCCCTGGCGGGCCGACGTGCACCGCGCACTGCTCACCGAGCTCCTCGGCGAGCGGTACGCGGGCGGCGGCGAACCCCGCCGCCTCGCCGAGCTGGCCGACGAGATCTCCGCCGCGTTCGGCCGGCGCGTGCGTCCCGAGCTGCCCGCCGATGTCATCAAGGCGTTCGCGGAGGCCGGGATCCGGCTCAAGTCGACCCGCCGCTGGGAGATCCAGGAGCTCGACCATCCCGCCGTGGAGCCGCTCCTCGCGTACAAGAAGCTGTACCGGATCTACACCGCCCACGGCTGGGCGTGGCTCCAGGACTGGGTGCGCGACGGCCGCTTCCGCCCGGAGTTCGTCCCCGGCGGCACCCTGACCGGCCGCTGGGTCACCAACGGCGGCGGGGCCCTCCAGATCCCGAAGGTGATCCGCAGGGCCGTCGTCGCCGATCCCGGCTGGCGGCTGGTCGTCGCCGACGCCGACCAGATGGAACCCCGTGTCCTGGCCGCGATCTCCCGCGATCCCGCGTTCATGGAGGTGGCCGGGCGCCCCGAAGACCTGTACACGGCCATCTCCCGCCAGGGCTTCTCCGGCGACCGGGACATGGCCAAACTGGCCGTCCTGGGCGCCGTGTACGGGCAGACCTCGGGCGACGGCCTGAAGAACCTGGCCTCACTGCGCCGCCGCTTCCCGCAGGCCGTGGCGTACGTGGACGACGCCGCGCGGGCCGGGGAGGAGGGGCGCCTCGTACGGACCTGGCTGGGCCGGACCTGCCCGCCGCCGGCCGGCGCCGACGAGGACGGCGAAGCCGGGATCCCGCAGGACCGGGAGGGGGGCTGGACCCCCAGCTACGCCTCCACCAACACGCGGGCCCGCGGCCGGTTCACCCGCAACTTCGTCGTCCAGGGCAGCGCCGCCGACTGGGCCCTGCTGCTGCTCGCGGCCCTCCGGCAGGCCATCGCGGGCGCCGGGATGCGGGCCGAGCTGGTGTTCTTCCAGCACGACGAGGTGATCGTGCACTGCCCGGCCGAGGAGGCCGGGGCCGTCGCCGAGGCGATCCGCGCGGCCGGTGACCGGGCCGCCCGGATCGCCTTCGGTGACACCCCGGTCCGCTTCCCGTTCACCACGGCGGTCGTGGAGTGCTACGCGGACGCCAAATAG
- a CDS encoding DUF2786 domain-containing protein produces MREIVDRACEAALYSQDDAGLDAGASVLVGDGGQWAEVGRGLLGRGEAYVRQAWERGWQPADVLRLVGRDLGDRHLRITRDLIAAEARRYARLPERWTDAEVWWADDAEYGEGLAQRERADRFTLATAVLEVFRLLIRLPSIEPVGPVPGDPAADALEHAHIEPRMLGRIRALLAKAEATTYPEEAEALSAKAQELMARHTVDEALLAASGKGPAQVPGACRIGVEVPYEEAKAVLLDAVATANRCRAVWNSAFEFSTVVGFESDLEAVELLYTSLLVQGTAAMTRAEAAQRSGGRKRTKTFRQSFLLAYASRLGQRLAETAEHTVAEAPDNLPALVARDVAVTSRADEMFPRTTTTRLRGATDHAGWEDGTAAADRAHMGGKRPPLPR; encoded by the coding sequence GTGAGAGAGATTGTCGATCGTGCCTGCGAAGCCGCCCTCTACAGCCAGGACGACGCCGGGCTGGATGCCGGGGCCTCGGTGCTCGTCGGCGATGGCGGGCAGTGGGCCGAGGTCGGTCGGGGGCTGCTGGGGCGCGGGGAGGCGTACGTACGGCAGGCCTGGGAGCGGGGGTGGCAGCCCGCGGACGTGCTCCGGCTGGTGGGCCGGGACCTCGGCGACCGGCATCTGCGGATCACCCGCGACCTGATCGCCGCCGAGGCCCGCCGGTACGCCCGGCTGCCCGAGCGGTGGACCGACGCCGAGGTGTGGTGGGCGGACGACGCGGAGTACGGCGAAGGGCTCGCGCAGCGGGAGCGGGCGGACCGGTTCACCCTGGCGACCGCCGTGCTGGAGGTGTTCCGGCTGCTGATCCGGTTGCCCTCCATCGAACCGGTGGGTCCGGTTCCCGGCGATCCGGCCGCCGACGCGCTGGAGCACGCGCACATCGAGCCCCGCATGCTGGGACGGATCCGTGCCCTGCTCGCCAAGGCGGAGGCGACCACCTACCCGGAGGAGGCGGAGGCGCTCAGCGCCAAGGCCCAGGAGCTGATGGCCCGGCACACCGTCGACGAGGCCTTGCTCGCGGCGAGCGGCAAGGGCCCGGCCCAGGTGCCCGGGGCCTGCCGGATCGGGGTCGAGGTGCCGTACGAGGAGGCCAAGGCGGTACTGCTCGACGCGGTGGCCACCGCGAACCGCTGCCGTGCGGTGTGGAACAGCGCCTTCGAGTTCTCCACCGTGGTGGGCTTCGAGAGCGACCTGGAGGCGGTGGAGCTGCTCTACACCTCGCTGCTCGTGCAGGGCACGGCCGCCATGACCCGCGCCGAGGCCGCGCAGCGCTCAGGCGGACGCAAGCGGACAAAGACGTTCCGGCAGTCCTTCCTGCTCGCGTACGCCAGCCGGCTCGGCCAGCGCCTCGCCGAGACCGCGGAGCACACGGTGGCCGAGGCCCCCGACAACCTGCCCGCCCTGGTGGCCCGCGACGTCGCCGTCACCTCCCGGGCCGACGAGATGTTCCCCCGGACCACGACCACCCGGCTGCGCGGGGCCACCGACCACGCGGGCTGGGAAGACGGCACGGCCGCCGCCGACCGCGCGCACATGGGTGGCAAGCGCCCCCCGCTGCCCCGCTAG
- the tatA gene encoding Sec-independent protein translocase subunit TatA, which produces MLRNALEPWHLILLLVVCVLVFGSKKLPDMARSVGKSMRILKSETQALRGEGGDRPQQG; this is translated from the coding sequence ATGCTCCGCAACGCCCTTGAGCCCTGGCACCTGATCCTGCTCCTCGTGGTCTGCGTGCTGGTCTTCGGCTCGAAGAAGCTGCCCGACATGGCCCGCTCGGTGGGCAAGTCGATGCGCATCCTGAAATCGGAGACCCAGGCCCTGCGCGGCGAAGGCGGAGACCGGCCCCAGCAGGGCTAG
- a CDS encoding DUF397 domain-containing protein codes for MDHAYNGMAAAELDGVTWQKSRHSNSQGSCVEFAKLPGGAVAMRNSRFPDGPALVYTPAEIEALLLGVKDGEFDHLIA; via the coding sequence GTGGACCACGCGTACAACGGGATGGCAGCTGCAGAACTCGACGGAGTGACCTGGCAGAAGAGCAGACACAGCAACTCGCAAGGTTCCTGTGTGGAGTTCGCCAAGCTGCCGGGTGGAGCTGTCGCCATGCGCAACTCGCGCTTCCCGGACGGGCCGGCGCTCGTCTACACACCGGCCGAGATAGAGGCGCTGCTGTTGGGCGTCAAGGACGGCGAGTTCGACCACCTGATCGCCTGA
- a CDS encoding ATP-binding protein — protein MGTNGSTMLEPLRQGLPPVDPTAVSGSASCALPSRFEAVRGARSFTRSTLSQWDLDERFDDVALVVSELVTNALRHALPDDARPGSGGAGEPEASVRLHLMRWSTRLVCAVRDPSEDRPGGSFAPERTQENCDLESGRGLFLVDAYSDNWGWHPLAGRLTGKVVWALFMLHE, from the coding sequence ATGGGGACGAATGGATCGACCATGCTCGAGCCGTTACGGCAGGGGCTGCCCCCGGTCGACCCCACGGCTGTCTCCGGGTCCGCCTCCTGCGCTCTGCCCTCCCGGTTCGAGGCGGTGCGGGGCGCCCGCTCGTTCACCCGGTCGACCCTGTCCCAGTGGGACCTCGACGAGCGCTTCGACGACGTGGCCCTGGTGGTCTCCGAACTCGTGACCAACGCGCTGCGCCACGCCCTGCCCGACGACGCACGGCCCGGGAGCGGCGGCGCGGGCGAGCCGGAGGCCTCGGTACGACTGCACCTCATGCGGTGGAGCACCCGACTGGTGTGCGCGGTGCGGGACCCCAGCGAGGACCGGCCGGGCGGATCGTTCGCACCGGAGCGCACGCAGGAGAACTGCGACCTGGAATCGGGGCGCGGACTGTTCCTCGTGGACGCCTACAGCGACAACTGGGGCTGGCACCCGCTCGCGGGGCGGCTGACCGGCAAGGTGGTCTGGGCGCTGTTCATGCTCCACGAGTAG